The Urocitellus parryii isolate mUroPar1 chromosome 6, mUroPar1.hap1, whole genome shotgun sequence genome includes a window with the following:
- the Ap5s1 gene encoding AP-5 complex subunit sigma-1: MVHAFLIHTLRAPNVEDTSLCRVLYSCVFGAEKSTDDPRPHGAERDRLLRKEQILAVARQVESMCQLQQQASGRPPTDLQSPSSDEPVPLQEAPRGAFRLAAGDPFQEPRTVVWLGALSLGFALVLDAHENLLLAESTIRLLARLLLDHLRLLTPGSSLLLRADRIEGILTRFLPHGQLLFLNDHFVQGLEKEFSAAWPR; encoded by the exons ATGGTCCATGCCTTCCTCATCCACACCTTGAGGGCCCCAAATGTGGAGGACACAAGCCTTTGTCGAGTGCTGTACTCCTGTGTCTTTGGTGCTGAGAAGTCAACTGATGATCCTCGACCACATGGTGCAGAGAGGGATAGGCTTCTCCGCAAGGAGCAGATTTTGGCGGTAGCCAG GCAAGTGGAGTCAATGTGCCAGCTGCAGCAGCAGGCATCTGGCCGACCCCCAACGGACCTGCAGTCTCCATCTTCAGACGAGCCTGTGCCCCTGCAGGAGGCTCCACGAGGTGCTTTCCGCCTGGCAGCAGGAGACCCTTTCCAGGAGCCGAGAACTGTGGTGTGGTTGGGAGCGCTCTCGTTGGGCTTTGCCCTGGTGCTGGATGCCCATGAGAACCTGCTGCTGGCCGAGAGTACCATCCGGCTTCTGGCCCGCCTGCTCCTGGACCACCTCCGCCTGCTGACCCCTGGCTCCAGCCTCCTGCTGCGAGCTGACCGCATTGAAGGCATCCTTACCCGCTTTCTGCCCCATGGTCAGCTGCTTTTCCTCAATGACCACTTTGTCCAGGGTCTGGAGAAGGAATTCAGTGCTGCCTGGCCCCGCTGA